From a single Arachis hypogaea cultivar Tifrunner chromosome 3, arahy.Tifrunner.gnm2.J5K5, whole genome shotgun sequence genomic region:
- the LOC140183427 gene encoding uncharacterized mitochondrial protein AtMg00810-like has translation MTSEFDMSMMGELNFFLGLQIKQTAEGIFIHQEKYAKELVKKFGLKSAKPMGTPMHPNIKLDKDEHARDVDEMRYRGIIGSLMYLASSRLDVIQSVGVSSIFQSKPKESHFSAVKRIIRYVVGTTDMVYGFQRLIPFN, from the coding sequence ATGACTAGTGAATTTGATATGAGCATGATGGGAGAGCTCAACTTCTTTCTAGGCTTGCAAATAAAGCAAACTGCAGAAGGCAtattcattcatcaagaaaaatatgcaaaggaacttgttAAGAAATTCGGGCTAAAAAGTGCCAAGCcaatgggaactcccatgcatccaAATATCaagcttgacaaagatgaacatgCTAGAGATGTTGATGAGATGCGCTATAGAGGGATCATTGGCTCTTTGATGTATCTAGCCTCCTCAAGACTTGATGTCATCCAAAGTGTTGGAGTATCCTCAATATTTCAATCAAAGCCTAAGGAATCACATTTTTCAGCTGTCAAGAGAATCATCCGATACGTGGTTGGTACCACTGATATGGTTTATGGTTTCCAAAGACTGATTCCTTTCAATTAG
- the LOC112790294 gene encoding uncharacterized protein translates to MIALGFEGSANKIGVGVVTLDGTILSNPRHTYITPPGQGFLPRETAQHHLHHVLPLVRSALETANVTPDDIDCICYTKGPGMGAPLQVSAVVVRVLSQLWKKPIVAVNHCVAHIEMGRVVTGAVDPVVLYVSGGNTQVIAFSEGRYRIFGETIDIAVGNCLDRFARVLTLSNDPSPGYNIEQLAKKGEKFIDISYVVKGMDVSFSGILSYIETTAVEKLKNNECTPADLCYSLQETLFAMLVEITERAMAHCDSKDVLIVGGVGCNERLQEMMRTMCSERGGRLFATNDRYCIDNGAMIAYTGLLEFAYGASTPLEDSTFTQRFRTDEVKAIWREANSTKLNGLAEKSI, encoded by the exons ATGATAGCGTTGGGATTCGAGGGTTCAGCCAACAAAATCGGAGTGGGTGTTGTCACACTTGACGGCACCATCCTCTCCAACCCACGCCACACATACATAACccctcccggtcaaggctttctCCCAAGAGAAACCGCTCAGCACCACCTTCACCACGTTCTTCCACTCGTCAGATCCGCTTTAGAGACCGCCAACGTCACTCCCGATGACATCGACTGCATCTGCTACACCAAGGGCCCTGGAATGGGTGCTCCCCTTCAGGTCTCTGCTGTCGTCGTTCGCGTCCTCTCTCAGCTTTGGAAGAAGCCCATTGTTGCTGTCAACCACTGTGTCGCTCATATTGAGATGGGTAGGGTTGTCACCGGTGCCGTTGACCCTGTTGTGCTTTATGTTAGTGGCGGTAACACTCAGGTCATTGCATTCAGTGAGGGTCGTTACAGAATTTTTGGTGAGACCATTGATATTGCTGTTGGTAACTGCTTGGATCGCTTCGCTAGGGTTTTGACGCTTTCCAATGATCCCAGTCCTGGTTACAACATTGAGCAG CTTGCTAAGAAAGGAGAGAAATTTATAGACATTTCTTATGTTGTCAAAGGGATGGATGTATCTTTTAGTGGAATACTTAGTTACATCGAAACGACTGCAGTTGAAAAGCTGAAGAATAACGAGTGCACACCTGCAGACTTGTGCTACTCTCTGCAG GAGACTCTGTTTGCTATGCTTGTGGAGATAACAGAGCGGGCTATGGCTCATTGTGACTCGAAAGATGTCCTTATAGTTGGTGGTGTGGGCTGCAACGAGCGTTTGCAGGAGATGATGAGAACAATGTGCTCTGAACGGGGTGGGAGGCTGTTTGCCACCAATGACAGATATTGCATCGACAATGGTGCAATGATAGCTTATACTGGTCTCCTTGaatttgcttatggtgcatcgaCACCACTAGAGGACTCTACGTTCACCCAGCGGTTCCGAACAGATGAAGTGAAAGCAATCTGGCGAGAAGCAAACTCTACCAAATTGAATGGTCTTGCAGAGAAAAGCATTTGA
- the LOC112790293 gene encoding uncharacterized protein, translated as MSSSGKRKLIPMNIEEAALLLSHVTQPRIPFLLALLFLIAYWVSCFSNLLLLALALWTTIQYQSYQRKLLEEDLNKKWRRIMLNSSPVTPLEHCEWLNKFLTQVWPNYFNPKLSRRLSAIVEKRLKLRKPSLIEKVDLREFSLGSCPPSLGLQGVRWSTSGDQRILNMGFDWDTSDMSILMLAKLAKPLMGTTRIMINSLHIKGDLLITPILDGKALLYSFSSKPEVRIGIAFGSGGTEVPGVSSWLEKLFTDTLLKTMVEPRRRCFSLPAVNLRKRVVGGIIYVTVISANKLSRSCFKGSPSLRQQNGCLEEKLDDKDLQTFVEVEAEELTRRTGVSRGSTPTWDATFNMVLHDSTGIVRFNLYECLPSSVKYDYLASCEIKMRHVEDDSTIMWATGPNSGVIATHAKDCGDEIEMTVPFEGASSGELKVRIVVKEWQFADGSHSLNSLSTSSQPPLSESSNLQSKTGRKLRITVVEAKDLATKDKFGKVDTYVKLQYEKTIQKTMNAQTPNPIWNQSFEFDETGGDEYLNVKCFTNEVFGDENTGSAHVNLEGLVDSSVKDVWIPLEGVSSGELRVKIEVVKVNDQEGSRDTASSSQKGWIELVVIEARDLIAADLRGTSDPYVRVDYGNLKKRTKVIPKTLNPQWNQTLDFLDDGSLLVLRVKDHNALLPTSSIGECVVEYQRLPPNQMVDKWIPLQGVKSGEIHIQITRNVPEMKMRQVVDSEPSLSTLHQIPTQMKEMMMKFRSLIDDGNVEGLSRILSELETLEDTQEGYIAQLETQQMMLLSKIKELGQQIINSSPSLQN; from the exons TGAGGAGGACTTGAACAAGAAATGGCGCCGCATCATGCTAAACTCCTCG CCCGTTACACCATTGGAACACTGTGAATGGTTGAATAAGTTCTTGACTCAAGTCTGGCCCAACTATTTTAATCCAAAGCTTTCAAGAAGGTTATCCGCTATAGTGGAG AAGCGGTTAAAGCTCCGGAAACCAAGCCTTATA GAGAAAGTTGACCTGCGGGAGTTCTCACTAGGATCATGCCCTCCAAGTTTGGGTCTTCAAGGGGTGCGGTGGTCAACTTCTGGTGATCAG CGGATCTTGAACATGGGTTTTGATTGGGACACTAGTGACATGAGTATTTTGATGCTTGCCAAACTTGCCAAGCCATTGATGGGAACTACCCGAATTATGATTAATAGTCTTCATATCAAGGGTGAT CTCCTCATTACACCAATTCTAGATGGAAAAGCCCTTCTGTATTCATTTTCATCAAAACCTGAGGTGAGAATTGGAATTGCGTTTGGAAGTGGTGGAACAGAGGTGCCTGGTGTTTCTTCTTGGCTG GAGAAACTTTTTACCGACACTTTGCTTAAAACTATGGTGGAACCTCGGCGCCGATGCTTCTCTTTGCCGGCAGTGAATTTAAGGAAAAGAGTTGTTGGAGGCATTATATATGTTACAGTGATTTCAGCAAACAAACTTTCTAGGAGTTGCTTTAAGGGAAGCCCATCTTTGAGGCAGCAAAATGGCTGCTTGGAAGAAAAATTGGATGACAAGGACCTGCAGACATTTGTGGAAGTAGAAGCAGAGGAATTGACAAGGAGGACAGGTGTGAGCCGAGGTTCAACACCAACATGGGATGCAACGTTTAATATGGTATTACATGATAGTACAGGAATTGTTCGCTTTAATCTTTATGAGTGCCTTCCCAGCAGTGTGAAGTATGACTACCTAGCAAGTTGTGAAATCAAG ATGAGGCATGTTGAAGATGATTCAACAATAATGTGGGCAACTGGGCCAAACTCTGGTGTCATAGCAACACATGCAAAAGATTGTGGAGATGAAATTGAAATGACTGTTCCATTTGAGGGGGCCAGCTCTGGAGAG TTGAAGGTGAGAATTGTAGTAAAAGAATGGCAATTTGCTGATGGTTCACATAGCTTGAACAGCCTCAGTACTAGCTCTCAGCCACCACTAAGTGAATCATCAAATCTGCAGTCAAAAACTGGAAGGAAACTTAGGATAACCGTTGTTGAAGCAAAAGATCTAGCTACAAAAGACAAATTTGGAAAAGTTGATACATATGTCAAACTGCAGTATGAAAAG ACTATCCAGAAAACCATGAATGCTCAAACTCCGAATCCCATTTGGAATCAAtcatttgaatttgatgagaCGGGTGGTGATGAATACCTAAATGTaaagtgctttactaatgaagtttTTGGAGATGAAAATACTGGTAGTGCTCATGTAAATTTGGAGGGACTAGTAGACAGCTCAGTCAAGGATGTGTGGATCCCTCTCGAAGGAGTGAGTTCTGGCGAGTTAAGAGTTAAGATAGAAGTAGTTAAGGTGAATGACCAAGAAGGATCAAGG GATACAGCTTCGAGCTCACAAAAAGGTTGGATAGAACTAGTTGTGATTGAAGCAAGGGATCTTATTGCTGCTGATCTTAGAGGGACAAGTGATCCTTATGTGAGGGTAGACTATGGAAACTTGAAGAAAAGGACAAAG GTTATTCCCAAGACTTTGAATCCTCAATGGAACCAGACCTTAGACTTCCTGGACGATGGCAGTCTCCTTGTACTGCGTGTTAAGGACCATAATGCATTACTGCCCACATCAAGCATCGGTGAATGTGTTGTGGAATATCAAAGGTTGCCTCCAAACCAGATGGTAGACAAGTGGATACCTCTCCAAGGGGTGAAAAGTGGCGAGATCCACATCCAAATTACAAGAAATGTCCCTGAGATGAAAATGAGACAAGTTGTGGATTCTGAACCTTCGTTAAGCACATTGCACCAAATTCCTACCCAG ATGAAAGAGATGATGATGAAGTTTCGATCGTTAATAGACGACGGGAATGTTGAAGGACTGTCTAGGATTTTGAGTGAGCTAGAAACTCTGGAGGACACTCAGGAAGGATATATAGCGCAGCTGGAGACACAGCAAATGATGCTTCTcagcaaaataaaggaattagGACAGCAGATCATCAATTCTTCTCCATCCCTTCAGAACTAA